TACCCCAAAACTAAATTGTAAGGTGATGTACGTTTGTCATTGGACGATGTAGGTATCCATATTTGTAAAACAggcaattaaaatattgcacGTAATTCTTTGACTTTCATTTTATTCCTCAAAAATCTATTCTAAAATATACATGGACCCATAAATATActgggtgcaattaaaccttccggccttttaaggctTTGGTACgagtatcattaggagagtccatttaaccaataaaaatagggtgttaatttttttacaacaacaTAATTTTtcccacttaaaatcgttgcagaacggacACTTCGCGGCGGTGAgtagagcgggggtgacgcaAGTGGACGTGCGTGCGCGCGGGGGGGCACGAcgtagtgtccattaattgtggtgttttttagCATAACTTTCGGAAGCAATTTCTCAACATTTAAGTATTGAgtgatcataaaagaaaaaatacctgtatttttatttttaacaaggatcaaaaggtatatcgaaatttggccggaatgtttaattgcaccctgtataatattattatgaagatatCTTTAAACTATACCTAATAATACTATAGATAAAGTACAAAAGcagaaaagtatgaattattattgataaacataatatttactgctGTTGCAGTAAGTTTGTGTTACAATATGAAGGTAAGGTTTCGTGATTTCtctataaatattgtttttggtGGTGTCTTAAACAATTATACTAGATGatatacttttttagggtttatCCTTTTGTGAGAagtaaaataactaataatacgTTAAGGCTTTATTCATATATTATCATCATtattcaataattaatttttaaactcttgAACATTATAAATATTGATACATCAAGTTCTTAACATTTATATAGTTTCATGATTATCTAAGTCGAATTACATTTTGCCACAATTCGATCAATGAAGTTATCTTTTTCTTCAGAATCTTTCTTCCCCCTACTCACGTAATATGGATCCATTTGTAGTTTCAGTGCTAGATTCTTCAATATAGTTCTCCTGTCTCTATCGGAACGTTCAGGTACTTCCCTCTTCACCTTTTTGTTTAACATTTGCTCCAAGATCAtgcaaaatacatttttgtctaTAACATCACTTGCTGTCGTATTTCCGCTATCCTTCTTACCCCGAGCAATATAAAAAGGGTCGTTTCGTACAGATTTTACTAAATCTTCCAACGCTCCGCGTCGATTTGGAATAGCTTTAGTAAACTCGAGATTGCTAAATTTCTTTCCCCTTGATATGTAGAAAGGATCGAATTCCCCAGAAGATCTGCTGCTTCGCTCAACGATAATATAATGCGGTTCCTCAGCGTAAATCCTGTCGTCGAGAACTGATTTTTGGTTAGGTTTCTTTGCGACCAACTCGTTTCCCActaattttgcaaatttttccTCAGGTGATATTCTAGTTTTTAAAGTTTTGGATCCGTATTTATTATTTCCATCGTATCTCTGTTCTATTAGACTATCGAGGCTCTCTTTTACGTCATATATTGCTTTGAGAATCGAGTTCCTTATTTTCAATCGTCGTCGACCACGGTTGCCCCAAAATGGTTCCGATTCGTCATTCAGAATCATGCGACTTGTCAGTTTCTTCTTTCCGCGACTATCCATGACGGCCTCCGCTTCTCTTCTTCCTCTGTTGGCCCAAAAAGGATCATTCTCTTGTCTTCTTCCGCGATTACCCCAGAAAGGTTCAGATTCCTCGCGCCTTCCGCGATTACCCCAATAGGGTTCAGATTCTTCGCGTCTTCCCCGGTTACCCCAAAATGGAGGATCATTAgtgtcaataatataatttcgatcgCTATCTTCTCGTCTCCCTCTCGTGCCCCAAAACGGATCATCCTCCTGCCTCCTCTCCTTATATATCGAGTTATCTAAGTTGTACAACATTTCTTCTGATTCCTCTGAATTCCTCCGACCTCTGTTTCCCCAAAATGGGGTATCTTCGTCGTCCTCccgttttaaattgtaattggGTATTTTGAATTTGTGGTAATCATCGTTGTTAAAATACTTTGAGGCTACGTCTTCTACTTCGGAGCTGTCTCGTCTTCCCCTGTTTCCCCAGAATGGAGGATCCTTTTCTAGTTTCGGgtctgaaaaatattttctcttCTCTGCATTTCCCTTTTGTTCAACATCGACTAGTAGCGATCGTTTCAAGCGATTGTTTGCCTTGCTATTCGTTGCTCCGTGCTTAGTTTCAGCTTTAGATTTGCTTCTATTTCTATGCTTTCCGTAAACGATATCGTTGGATATAATCAAAAGGAATAAAAAGAGGGAAAATTTCTTACGCATCTTGACGATATCTGAAAAGATTGAGATATTTTTAAGTTTCGTTATATTCATACTATACAGggagtaacaaaactaattgataatactttagggtgtgtatgggtcccctatatagagttcactgtgaaaatagcaatTTATGACGCacgagcgcttgcccatacaaatcacaaaaaaatagtaTTTCAACGCCGttacttccacagtgaactctatactatactctatacaagatgttagtgtaaacaccgttatccttgaagcCATCAAataagcccgtcaaaatgaacggtgcttttttttatgaaataagggggcaaacgagcaaacgggtcacctgatggaaagcaactaccgtcgcccatggacacgcgcagcatcaaaagagctgcaggtgcgttgccggccttttaagagggaataggacaataggggaggggagggatgGGCAGGGAAGGGACTatgggaggatagggaagggaatagggtaagggattgggcctccggtaaactcactcactcggcgaaacacagcgcaagcgttgtttcacgccggttttctgtgagaacatggtatttctccggtcgagccggcctattcgtgccgaagcatggctctcccacgtacactAACACATTGTAtttaggaacacatacacaccctaaagtttcacttagttttgttacaccttgtatacgtGGATTTTATGCTATTATGATATAACTATCCACAACCTAGCTTAGCTTGTGTCTTATAAACAAAACAAGGTaggttgtaccatcgaggaaattgattcctaggcagtctgatggacctacgtcatttcgtcggcttatgtcaattcaatgttagctgtgatcggtcagatgggtttgacttaacgcgactaaTATACATAGTTCCCCTttcttaggaatcaacttctctgatagtacataatattaatatgtcttAATATGGCTATCTAGAATTATCCCTATTAATCATTAGGCCaagaatcaaatcaaatcaaaatgaaTATAAGGCCTTTTTTACAgcactgtgcagtgtgcatagTATTGTAGTATCTACTAACAAATTATGAACttagtctgaaataaatggtttattattattattattattattattattattattatagacacTATAGGGTCTTAAGTCTggataaaaagttattttactgGTGGATCAGTATCCCCTATGATTTAAATAGTGTTAACGAATAAAGCacaacattttattaattattattaaaaacataagaAATACTCACATTATAAGTAGTATTCGGTCATCGCTGGGGTTGTCCGTGAAATGGCACTGGTCCAGTCCAGCCGCGCTTATATACGAGTCCTACTCCTCAGGGATGTCACATGTaataaggaatgttttttgtttcCAGCGGGACTCGcgttattaaattaaacaatacGGTTGACATTACTTAAGGGTCGGACTCGGGGAAACGTGCTaactgaagaaaaaaaaatgatgatattttgataaaataattgcAAATTGCAGTGTCTCATAAAAGGCGATACGTTTGCTTATTTGTTTTTTGGTAATAAAATTAGTTATGCAAGAGTTAAAATATGATCACTGAATGCCAACTAGATGGCAGCACACatcttttataattaaaatgagGCCCCTTTTATAAATAAGTCATCCGAATTTTCACacgaattatttaaaaaaattaaaaaaaaaacaccgccAAAATGTGCCAAAACGTTGGGAGTATGAAAAAATCCCCCAAGACTAGTCtggtaaggttgggttgcaccagaggcgtggttaaagttatggttataattaaatatggcgtcctttagctttagcCTTAattttaaccggagaaattcacagatgtctgttgcgtttattttttttaacgaagCTACCGGGTAACGGGATTGagagtacttataaaaaattgaattatccgtaaaaatcgtcaggaaaaatataacactgtaaagcATAGTAAATTATCAGaatatacgtatgagcggaggttaaatattatggcgtccttggacgccatataactttaaccaaagatttgacattttgcactgtagttatagttaaagttacagttatagttaaagcaggcctgtcccactcgcgcctttaggtatcgaacagtaagtacccctttaaaggggcagatcacaagggactcacaagcgagcggtgacgcgcgtgcaagattttttcgtcgcatatatctacgtactgatttaaccgctgtgacagaatcattattaatctgatatatgaacaattgaaaaaagtcaaagaaatatttcaataaagtaatttaagactttaaaatacaaaaaaagatacacaaacatagcaaataaaccaatttgttacaattaaactgcatactacacataaataaacacaagttactatgtttaagttgtaaaaattcctgaccagctcctacactataattgaatataaaactattcGTCTGTCGAATTTTTAAATACGCCATCTAATGGCGTATTTAAAAACAGGCGTATCTGTCGGACGCCAGTAGACGGCGTTTTTTTCCCCCGTATTTTAACGTCATGATTTTGCGATAAAAACATATTCTATCCTGCTCAAACTTATACAAAGTACTGGAGATACGACAAGGAAGGAACAGAATACTACGTATAACAACACgtgatataaaaaatttaaattccaaCTCAGTATTTGCAACGCAGTGCAAAGTGCAAAGCAGTGCGGGTTTTttacctttaaattattataattaccgtGTGTTTAggtgaaaattgtgtttttataatGAACGGGTAAGTAATAAACAGTTTTTAATTCATATCTTATGTTATAGACGATGAATAATTTTGAATGaatggtttattttttaaataacatacgAAATATTGGCGTGTATTGACTTTCACCTACAAACACCTTAggattaacaaaatattgtagggtaaaataaaatttaaaaaaaatatatataaattatgttagtgtATATCATACAGATTCTAACAACAtaaactgtatatatatatttcatacaaaattaggGAGTTTTCGTCATTTTAATGCGACGGGGCGCTATTTCCAGTCCTAGGCCGAAATCTGTCTGACAGATACGCCCGAAGATgtcattttaaattttgacGTATGAGGggataaaatatacgttgggttactaaaatttgattattactatataaaaaagtttgctattagtagctacagtaattaaaagaagattattttattttctaaaaggtgacaatcttgatttcgtcagaaagggtacctcttacgcgactgaaagagagcgcacatgtaggcaaatataattgtaggcacctagcactgcgcggtcggaatttgaactttataataTCGTAATtcgcagcaagagttgttatttttttaaacgggtttcacgagttggacttctgttggtactactaatatatattctgtggttaaagttagttggtgcaacccaaccttagtctTTAAAACGAACAATAATATTTGCGTAAACAATAATTTCCAAAAGTCCTCGTGACAAGAAGCTCGTAACATGAATGGTCAGTAGTCTACAATTATTTACCAATATCTTTCTGATGTGTCTGTTCTTAAAATCGTCATTGGTAGTTCTGCATAACTTGACTGGCATctatacaattttgtttctgtatcgcccaaaggttgactggtagataatgccataagCCTTTAGCATTAAGTCCATTTTTGTACttgtaaagtttttaataaataaaaataaataaaataatgtaaattcaGAATCAATTACGATGTAGTTTAGATTTGAAATTGACGTGAACGAGAATTACTTATTTAAGCCAAAAAATCTCGGTATGATTATACCTCTCAAGCTCAAACGTTTTTGAGAAAGTGCGTATCGTAATACTTACGCCTCTTTCTGGTGCAGTGGGATAAAAAAAATCCTTGCCGTCGCGTATGTAAGTACTTCTTTACAGAAATACtttgtagatattttttaatccgaCATTCAAAAAAGGAATTTCTATTTTAAGAGTTAAGACGTTAATGTTTTTCATAGACTTGACACCCCTTACTTGTTTTCCTGTGTAACAAATTCAATGAATAATTTGATATCCTAGCACTATTTTTTCACAATAAATGCTAATGCAGATTTCTATATTTTGTTATCTACACGTGTAAAGGCAGCATTCGGATCTGGGCAGCCGCGACCCGGCAGTGGCGACCAGCTGCCGCGACCCATTGTCGCTGCTGTGCAGCGCTGCTAGAAGCTTACGGATAGCAGCGTCCGTGACCCGGGCAGCGACTGCCACGTGCAGTAGTCAAACAGCATTAGCAatgatattatacttatacagatatgttacgtccatactattttccggcttaaatctcttccgaacaattttcaaattcaaaattgcaaacattgacaaatttgacagataagtgaaacaaaagatacataaaagagacatttctatttttaaacctcgaatcgtatcgctgtctctttcttcgcctgagctatgatgaaaattcgatttttccagattgttcgaaaaaattattgaaaatgtaagtaaatgatcgaggtatttattgcaatcaagacatgtggtaagagattccattttcgatacacgcatgACGTTATTTTCAATtcatttaggtaagacaagacgcagcacgtccgtgactgcgctcgatgcagactaaacaatagacggcccaattgggcgatatttcttatttatcttcacaacgcgcgtgGTAGTAACAATATAGTAAAAGGAGAGAAATCTTCAtataaaggcaccgcgcgcggcttgtatgtgtgtgcCATAGTATCGTTGCGTCGCCatgtacggcacacaacaaaatctcggccagttttataaggctggtaccgccgagattttgttgtttgagtttttcatcattgcgtGTTAGCAATTCCGTTACTATTTatagttaattatttatatatcataaaaaaccatttttatacttcaaaataagccccgaattgtttcattttctaaaattagatactacattatatttccaagaattcgatctgagcaaaaacacgatatcttaaaattttctcgataaaaaaaatcacaaagatgcatctaattttcacgaatttttcatttattgccataaccgtgcattgaactaagttaatatttaaacacattgtataaaattctatcattgagaaaccgacctagcggatttttaaaatgttgtatatttatcgagttattgagaaaaaactaatttggcgatgaatccgcgtcgtcctttttcacctggcatatgaaagacgggcgtgagtgtgaagagagaaggacgatgtttgatttttggattagtcgccctcttaaccaATAAAAACAATACATTTATGCCCAGTTTCTCAGAAACTATGAATgcagtttatcttttcaatagcGTTGTTCATTGGTTTACGTTTTGACGTTGGCGACTCAAAAATGTTAGTGAATGCTCAAATCAAAAACCTGAAAGTAGCCACTTGTTCTGACGACTAACTGCAATCTCAGGGGGAATAAGCAGCAGTTATCTTAGTAATTGCACTTAAGTGATTTTTCTAGAAGTAAAATCGAGTTAGAGTTAGAGTTACGTCGGTAGAGTTTAACCTTAACTGTGTCGTGTCGCGTCGTGATTGTGACGGGAGTCGAGACCGCCGGGGATACTGGGTACACTTGTACCTGAAGTTACAATTTTCCTTTAACCCGATTCGGGAGAATGGTAATGATTTTTGATGAATGGTGTGGGTTAATTGGCTTAAGCcagagtcgcgggttcgaatcccgccgaggcgACAAAAACATTAAACATGTTCCTGAGTCGTGATTTAAATGGTTACCTTTAAAATATATGACCTAGGACTGCCACATATTATGGCATTCTTAGGTCTAAAAAGGGgcgcatattttttaaaacaactttatttactacacaatGAATTGACCGACTTGCTGTTTGCGGTGTTGGGCTTTTTGTTCCTTGTTCCTTCAAATGGCTCATTGAAAAATGCTAATATCTACATTtgtaaaacataaaacatttgttttacttataatttaactaaatctgctgtcaaattTATAGATtgttattggaacgaagttccttaatATATCTTTATGgtctaaatatgtataaaaattcaaaataaagaAGTACCtactgtttacataatattactttttggattattatttaatattattactgtcgaAGTACCTATTTACACTTTACTCAATTTGTAATTACTATAAAATTGGTAGAtttcttgataatattattgaaaaacatTTTGTATAAAAGAAACATAGTCAAAGTGTGCCCAATCTCCCCAGTATTCCTATGAGTACACAGGAGAAAAGATTGCGTTGTATTTCCATTGTGACGCAAAACAACAGTATAAAAGCCGCTACTCCGGGAAAATAGACGCATTCCGTGGTAGAGCCGTGCTCTTAACTCTTAAGGAGTGCCtctgctaagtactcacatacggttttgctcgatagttttactccaaatcgagcaataaccaccgtgtggaccgcaaaactgacagctcgaaggcttgcttcgagccggctcgatggaattaaatatttcaaatatgtcatttctttcgatttggagtaaaactatcgagcaaaaccgtatgtgagtacttagcatatggCAGACGTATTCTCAAAGAGTGCTCTGGGTAGCCCAAGGGCTTGTTGGGGCTTGGCAcagataaaatatagtttttagaattgtCATCAGACACCACCATCGAGAAAATTTCAAAGACAAAGCATTCTTATTGGTCCGTCATAAAGGTGAAAATGGTTCCACCAAAAACGTTTGAGAACCACTATTCTGTGAAGTCAAATTGGTAACCATATTTGCCACTAGCACCTTTGGTTGAGGGTTGTTGAATTTCTATTTGCCTCGGTGCAGCGGTGTCGCGATGTAgccgggttgattcagaccgcaaagcgactcgtagatatgcatttctaaatttgtatggatttgacagatttgcaatctgtcaattcagtacaaatttagaaatgcataatatctacgcgtcgcgttgcggtctgaattgacccttagggtatATCGTGctaaatagatattattatcgtgacacatgacaccTATATCGtgatatatgacagcagtttgacatgATAAGGCTACATCGCGGCATATAGAATTTGAACAACCCTCGTCCagaaattaaatttttgatACGGTGAGAAGTGATAAAAAACACTGCACTACGTAAAAAAAGCATTAAACAATCCTCGCAATGAGATTTGTTTCCAGATGGTAAAATAATatggaaatctatttttaaaatacttttatgtaaaacttttcGTTCAAGGCAGATTCCTTGAACTTGAAAAAATAGATATTTTCATGTAGAACGTACGAACGAACATATACGAActctttataatttttctttGATACGAAAAGTGTTGATATAAAGGGCTataaaaatgcttttttaacATTCATTCGAATTTTTGAATATATttctttacttaaaaaaatatttaagtaat
Above is a genomic segment from Aricia agestis chromosome 18, ilAriAges1.1, whole genome shotgun sequence containing:
- the LOC121736188 gene encoding uncharacterized protein LOC121736188 — translated: MRKKFSLFLFLLIISNDIVYGKHRNRSKSKAETKHGATNSKANNRLKRSLLVDVEQKGNAEKRKYFSDPKLEKDPPFWGNRGRRDSSEVEDVASKYFNNDDYHKFKIPNYNLKREDDEDTPFWGNRGRRNSEESEEMLYNLDNSIYKERRQEDDPFWGTRGRREDSDRNYIIDTNDPPFWGNRGRREESEPYWGNRGRREESEPFWGNRGRRQENDPFWANRGRREAEAVMDSRGKKKLTSRMILNDESEPFWGNRGRRRLKIRNSILKAIYDVKESLDSLIEQRYDGNNKYGSKTLKTRISPEEKFAKLVGNELVAKKPNQKSVLDDRIYAEEPHYIIVERSSRSSGEFDPFYISRGKKFSNLEFTKAIPNRRGALEDLVKSVRNDPFYIARGKKDSGNTTASDVIDKNVFCMILEQMLNKKVKREVPERSDRDRRTILKNLALKLQMDPYYVSRGKKDSEEKDNFIDRIVAKCNST